From Camelina sativa cultivar DH55 chromosome 5, Cs, whole genome shotgun sequence:
TCCATACACTTCAACATTACGCCCACCAATCCcaagtttatttgtttttcccaAAACATCAGCCATCATGGTTTTCCCCGGCTCCTTCCCTAACAGGAGCCTGCATTGACGGTCCCACACGTCGCTCTCCATCAACTGCTTCCGAAACGGTTTGCTGCAATCTCCCACCACATCTGGATCACCGACAAATATCGATCTCGGAGGTTTTTCCGGCGTATTGGCTTTCCATTGGAGCATAAGCTGTAGGGTTTCTTCGGAATCGTCTTCCTTCACGGTTTTATTCTTCTTAcgatccttttttttctttgtttggctACACATTTTCTCTTCCAATTCATCCTCACTTACgaattcttcttcctcatctttgtcttctgaaaaaacaaaaacagggtCTTGATAACATAGTAATAGTAATGCTTCCATAGCCTCATATTCGTCTGGCGTTACACTTTCAGCCATCATTCCTGATCAAGCTCTCTTTGACGATGTAATTGGTGTTATTCTTACAAAaccttatcatatatatatactacaaagtatatatatatccaccACATGCACCATTCCTTTTTCGTTTAGTACTAGgaattataaaaacaattttttttttttttccttaaagtAGATGGAATTAAATTGGATATAGAGTTTAATTTTTCCAAAGATATATCCTCACCCCTGTAGTAAAAGTTATGCATATctcaattatgaaaaaattgaaaaattgcaAGTATGGATAATCATCTTACATTAGATTTtacatattgaaaaaaatatatagcctctatataaattatattttcttcaatatggtaggtaaatacatttttggagatatCAGAGCGAAGATCAATTCGATCATTCAAGCTACATTATACAATATCTCAAATCCTTTTTGAAATGGTGCAAATCCTTTCTCAGAGACACACATTTCTATTAAGCCAAATCATTCGAAGATGAAACGCATAAGAAGCCGTACTGATTTCATTTTCTCACCCTTCTTATCATACAAAGGCACAGATCGAATCCCCGGTCTTAATTCTGATACAGGCAAGCATGTTTGTCCCCCAAAATCATCCTTCTCCGACATATCATACTCTCTTACTTCGATCCTAAGCAATGCAAGCTCTGGAACGGTCAATGGGAAACTGAATTCCTCATCCCAAATTGGGTACCAGTTGTCTTCGATTATTTTTGTCTTCCTTTTCGCGTTATCCGCTGGTACACCCACTAGATACATCTACAAAGCTCATAAGTCAGCAATCTAATAAGCTTTCTGATGAATTTAAAGATTGTTACAAAAACAGTCCCTATATGTGACATTCATATTACCTTAGTGTAGAAATCGGGAGGAGAGTATGCGTCAAAGTGAGTGTGACTAAAGTCCATACGCCATCCATCTCCCATATACACTTTCACCTGTTGTAAAAATCGCAGCAAAAAGATAAGGCTAATGACACTTAAAATGTTAAATCATCTTATAAAGTATTATGTAGAGGTTGTTGTTGGCTTGCCTTTAACGTTTCTTTCACAGGGAGTTTCTTCCTAGGGTCAAAGACTTCATCGTGAAACCCTTTCTTCATCAAGAAGTTAGGTTTCTTGACATAACCACAACCTCCATTGGCTCTAAACATGCCGTGCATCAACCACAGAGATTTCCCATACCCCTATAAATCACCAAATGTTTCATTTGTTATACATAGATCTTTCTAGTCTTTTTGTGTATAAAGGCTCTATCCATCACCAAAGGTGGCTTAAGAGTCAAGGTATCCATAAATTGTTACCTGCATGTTGAATGCAATCATTTGTGCTCCATGAGTCCAACCGATAAGCGGTTTGTAGTTGGAGGAGTTAAATCTTGTCCCTTTTGGGTATATCCGAAGCAAATTCCGCTGTGTAAACCTAGAAAACATAAAGAGATCAAGATGCAACCTAAGCATAGTATAAAGGGTTTTAGGAtggtatataaattaatatcacctTACAACATCCTGACTATTGGATGAACAAGTCCTGTCAAGTTCCTGCTCACTTAAACTCAAACGTCTCACTTTATCAACCACagctttcatctcttctttcacCGCTCCCTTTGGTTTCCCGGCATGAATTGTGATCAACCGTTTGTATGCAGGTTTCTGATCTTCACTAGCTTCGTCATCCTCTTGATCACTATCACTctaattcaaaactcaaaacgtaaattataaaacaacaaacaatgtaTATATGAATTAACTTCCTTTTTTGTTACCTTGCTTTCACAATCTTGGTCAAACAAAATACTCTCTAGTGTCTGAACCTCCTCTGTTCTAGGTGTTTCGTCCTCGGAAGATGGAGATACATTATCCTTCTGTTTAACAATCGGGTTCCTCGATTCAAGATACTCTTTAGGTGGTTTGGTTGAGATGATTATCCGATGAAGCAGTGAAGCAGGAGCAGGAAACTCCGATAAGCTATCTGATTCAGGGTAATACAACATCTGCCCAAAAACCTGCGTAgccatctaaaaaacaaaaatccaaaaaaaagattcatacaACATCTGATTGATTCACAAGATAGATCAATATATGTATGTTTACCTCAGCAACTTTGGCTTGAAGATCAGATGTAAGATGATCCTCTAAAGTGATAATAACCGGATAAGGCGAGCTAAAAAACGCGTGATCTCTTATCGATTTCAAGCATATGATCAGCGGTACAGGCGTTGTAAGCGTCCtaaagaatcaagaaaaccGCGGTttctgaaaatgtttttttgtttaaataaagagacagaacaagaacaaagaagaacaagGCTTAATATACCTTCCGTGAAGGACATTGATATCTGTTCCAGTAGAGTTAGGCCAAAGATCAAGCTCGATGACTCGAACACCTCTTTGCAAGGCTTTGATGACAGGGACTTCGCTACAATCGCTGCTTAGTTGATTCCCTGTAAGATACGAATTGTGTCCTGTGTATATAAAGTAATGTGACAATGGAGCTGTCATGTCTTGATGCACCTGtttcatcatcaaaacaaacacaaattcacataaagtttcgatttttatttggTGGGCATagagaaagatttgatttttaaatcattacgTGAGGGGTAATGGGAGGGTTGAGATCCTCGTAGAAGAGGAAATTGAAGAAATCGTCGAGATCAAGGCCGTGACGGGTGAAACGCGTGACGTGGTGTCTACGTCGTATAACCTCGTCGATCAAACGTTGAGCCTCCTCGACGGTTGTTCCTGATTCGCCTTGATGATCATCGAGGAAAGAACAGAGTTGCTCTGCGCCCATTACGCCGGATGACCCGTCTCCGTCGCTTGAATCTCCGTCGACGCTTCCTCCGCCATTAGAGACAGCGAATTGACAGAAAGCGTCGCGGACGTCGTCGGTGGGTGTGACTTCGTTGATTTTAAACTTACGGTTGAAACATTTGAACATTTTGTAATTGTAACTACCGCTGTCGTTGTTATACGactctgttttcttctccttccccattgttagaaaaaaaaaaaatcgaaagtttcgatttttattaaaaaaattagggtcTGTGTCTTCGAATCCAagaattgtttgattgtttcgtGGGATTCGAAGAACTGAGATTTGGGGATTGAGAAGAGAttgagaggagaaagaagacaaGAGAGAGTTTCCTATAAAAGTGGAGGCTTTGAAGCGGGATCGTTTGtctcctctgttttgattttttttcccgACTCTTTTGAATAATTTCCTAATTCTTACCNttcgtttttttttttttttttttttctaaaatcaaaaatcaatttcttttttatattacgtatcatttcttcatttcttagggaagaaaaagagatatatgTTAAATAACTAAAAAGAGTAATTCTTAATTTTAGACTTTTTTAGTCTTGGTTCTTTATCCTTTAATTTAGTAAAGATCCTTtcttttttacactttttaggTTAAACTTGTATTAGTCTAAGAAATACTAAGGTTATATATTCTGTTATATGTCCAAAAGTATTATTACATTTGGATTTTCTAgtctttctttgtcttttttttttttttccagttagTTGATATGGAGAATATAGATgctttatgaattatgatcatCAGCCTTTTTAGTAGTTATGTTTGATGTTTATTTATGAATTCGTCAATTAACGAAACGAAATCATGCATACTTCGTCTACATCACGTCGACCTTGGATCTCTGACTTATAAAATTTTGTCGAGTTGCGTTGcagtaatattttgtttagattattttattttttcagaatATGCAATGCATGTAGGACGATTCTTTGGGTGTTATCTCACCTAATTTAGTCTCTTTGTTTGGTTATggtaaatttagttttgttcaGTGCTTCCTGACATTTCATTTGGGTCATAAGTATGAGATGCAATTACACTGTGTGAAACTGATAAACAATGTAAAGAGACTCAACTCGGTTCTGTGACTTAAGCGCCAGCTAAACAAGTGAGGACCACAAAATACACAAGATGGAGTatctgtttttttcattttgtttgttcTGATTAAAACTTGTGTTTACATGTCGGTTTTATGAGGTTGGGATGATGTTTTTGAACTGTGTCCATGTAGCCTAATCGTCCCTGAGGTGTAGACACGGAAGCCATTTTTGGAGGAAAGGAGTTTGATGCCTTTGTGTGTATTGGATTTGTAGAAAGTGTGATAGCATCTGTGATAGTGCTTAGGCACATGTATTGGTTTGACGAAACATGCCTTTTCGAGTTGAGGAATTGCGTGTAGATGAGAAGGAAGATGGATAACAAATTCTCCAAAGTCATCAGTAACACCTTTTACCCATTTTGATCTCTTTTTTAATCCAGTATGACACTTGATAGCAACTGTTGCACCTATAAGATCATGTAAACAAAAAAGCATAAGACTTGGACGTAGGGACGTAGAGTAGAGAGTGTTAAGGTTCATgagcttccaactcaaaacacATCCAACTTTTGATGTGGAATCTTAACAGAGAATACCTGAAACAGGGGTGTTGCAAAGAACAGAACCGGTGATAACTACTGAGGAGAGTTTGTGTTCCCCATAACCAGCCATCTCCGACATCTCCCTTATGCTCCATAACTTGCCTCCAGCTGCGAGTGCTccgttaaagaagaagaagaatagcaAGAAGCAACGGAGGATGAAGAAGCTTTCCATGTTTAAAATATCACAATATGATGGTACTTTTCTTTACTAATTGATGTGTGTGAAGATGATGGATTTAAGGAGAGCAAATGGTCAACTGGTCCAACTCCATTCGACTATTCTTTATTTTAATCTCAATGTGTTATCTCAGCTAACTACacttagagaaagaaaaaaagtgtagTAGTTAgcaggaaaagaagaaacaagccAAGCCTAACATCACAAAGAAGACTGATCAAATTGACTTTTGTGGGTTTGGTCAGTAAGCACTAAGCCACCATTGGTTAAAGGATTTGTTGACCAAAACCACATTTTCtcaccttttatatatataggccTTCAAAATTTTAGCATTTGACATCTTTTTACGACCCGTTTAGCTTTCCGAGTTCTGTCTGACTATTCGATGCATTTTGATGGTACTAAATCGGTAACTCGACCCAGATTCCGTACAGTTCCAACCAAAACATCATTTGGTCCAAATGGAGAAAGACTGTTGACTTTCAAATCTTTGCGTT
This genomic window contains:
- the LOC104785404 gene encoding phosphoinositide phospholipase C 6-like, encoding MGKEKKTESYNNDSGSYNYKMFKCFNRKFKINEVTPTDDVRDAFCQFAVSNGGGSVDGDSSDGDGSSGVMGAEQLCSFLDDHQGESGTTVEEAQRLIDEVIRRRHHVTRFTRHGLDLDDFFNFLFYEDLNPPITPHVHQDMTAPLSHYFIYTGHNSYLTGNQLSSDCSEVPVIKALQRGVRVIELDLWPNSTGTDINVLHGRTLTTPVPLIICLKSIRDHAFFSSPYPVIITLEDHLTSDLQAKVAEMATQVFGQMLYYPESDSLSEFPAPASLLHRIIISTKPPKEYLESRNPIVKQKDNVSPSSEDETPRTEEVQTLESILFDQDCESKSDSDQEDDEASEDQKPAYKRLITIHAGKPKGAVKEEMKAVVDKVRRLSLSEQELDRTCSSNSQDVVRFTQRNLLRIYPKGTRFNSSNYKPLIGWTHGAQMIAFNMQGYGKSLWLMHGMFRANGGCGYVKKPNFLMKKGFHDEVFDPRKKLPVKETLKVKVYMGDGWRMDFSHTHFDAYSPPDFYTKMYLVGVPADNAKRKTKIIEDNWYPIWDEEFSFPLTVPELALLRIEVREYDMSEKDDFGGQTCLPVSELRPGIRSVPLYDKKGEKMKSVRLLMRFIFE
- the LOC104785405 gene encoding uncharacterized protein LOC104785405 → MESFFILRCFLLFFFFFNGALAAGGKLWSIREMSEMAGYGEHKLSSVVITGSVLCNTPVSGATVAIKCHTGLKKRSKWVKGVTDDFGEFVIHLPSHLHAIPQLEKACFVKPIHVPKHYHRCYHTFYKSNTHKGIKLLSSKNGFRVYTSGTIRLHGHSSKTSSQPHKTDM